One segment of Drosophila mauritiana strain mau12 chromosome 3R, ASM438214v1, whole genome shotgun sequence DNA contains the following:
- the LOC117144309 gene encoding RING finger protein 37 encodes MSSLINFLNPKLKPSVETDAVCEDGYTAANLVADDVEQLERGFMCFAVCKPPIEIVFDFPKAVDMKVIKLWPSCGALRSTAFELHGRHDGIWERVAFVRDLGRGVDSVTFCYQSDYNSRSSSNSEQSEKVFFFKSAHKILASTNSVKVVIRATERCPPVLRKVQMWGLPARSLDKADRELVKTIWNEISDPYGQRDATQTPTGQRSPPRNVPELREQSTLSIPEDFLDSITWELMIFPTVLPSGKVVDQSTIDKHAEEEAKWGRQPSDPFTGLEFNAQRKAILHLALKARIEKFLMENSEHFKAVPRSLGTSRQRRRHASQFASSTCQPGQISPAAGTYSALSNAYKQQQRKSRATATATSSSAASFGGSPHSPPAAKRARHSQHGSACATVTSATTSIDQAIQQALQKVTRFSQLPSNSSAGSGSSSAPPASCINCRSAQFGYEIRTCRHLVCRECLVLLSQDQQCVCKVFFRCADVERYHKLDP; translated from the exons ATGAGCAGCCTGATAAACTTCCTCAACCCGAAGCTGAAGCCCTCCGTGGAGACCGATGCCGTCTGCGAGGATGGCTACACTGCGGCCAATCTGGTGGCCGACGACGTCGAGCAGCTGGAGCGGGGATTCATGTGCTTCGCCGTCTGCAAGCCGCCCATAGAGATCGTCTTTGACTTCCCCAAGGCGGTGGACATGAAGGTCATCAAGCTGTGGCCCTCCTGCGGAGCCCTACGATCCACTGCCTTCGAGCTGCACGGACGACACGATGGCATTTGGGAACGGGTGGCCTTTGTGCGCGATCTGGGGCGTGGCGTGGACTCGGTGACCTTCTGCTACCAGAGCGACTACAACTCACGAAGCAGCTCCAACTCGGAGCAGAGCGAGAAGGTGTTCTTCTTCAAGTCCGCCCACAAGATCTTGGCCAGCACGAACAGCGTCAAGGTTGTGATCCGGGCCACGGAGAGGTGTCCTCCGGTGCTGAGGAAAGTTCAGATGTGGGGACTGCCCGCCCGTTCCCTGGACAAAGCCGATAGGGAGCTGGTCAAGACCATCTGGAACGAGATAAGCGATCCCTACGGCCAGAGGGACGCGACCCAGACGCCCACCGGGCAGAGATCACCACCGCGGAATGTTCCAGAGCTCAGGGAGCAGTCGACCCTCTCTATACCTGAGGATTTCCTCGACTCCATCACCTGGGAGCTAATG ATCTTCCCCACCGTGCTGCCATCTGGAAAAGTGGTGGACCAGTCCACCATCGACAAGCACGCCGAGGAGGAGGCCAAGTGGGGTCGCCAGCCCTCGGATCCGTTCACAGGCCTGGAGTTCAATGCGCAACGCAAGGCGATTCTCCACCTGGCGCTAAAAGCGCGCATCGAGAAGTTCCTCATGGAGAATTCGGAGCACTTCAAGGCGGTGCCCCGTTCGCTGGGCACCTCTCGCCAGCGTCGTCGTCACGCCTCGCAGTTCGCCAGCAGCACCTGCCAGCCTGGACAGATTAGTCCAGCTGCCGGAACCTATTCGGCACTGAGCAACGCCtacaagcagcagcagcgtaAGAGCAGGGCCACAGCCACGGCCACATCCTCATCGGCGGCATCCTTCGGCGGATCTCCGCACTCGCCGCCGGCGGCCAAAAGAGCAAGGCACAGCCAACACGGTAGCGCCTGTGCCACGGTGACCTCGGCCACAACCTCCATCGACCAGGCCATTCAGCAGGCGCTGCAGAAGGTGACGCGCTTCAGCCAGTTGCCATCGAACTCCAGCGCAGGTTCGGGATCCTCAAGTGCTCCACCCGCCAGCTGCATCAACTGCCGAAGCGCGCAGT
- the LOC117143457 gene encoding sphingomyelin phosphodiesterase, which yields MKAIGILLAIALTSGFLVVSAVNLPGVPVDFDLDDHILSAIADDIAERLAREYINFLKTGVETPEFLKLTNQLAKSHSEKDIFTRNMPDLEPRDSFFVCVACRSVTRVLIRTIRDEEGELHDENSSVLMKEFAMDVCRRLNLQTEEVCEGLIDSNLPSVEYIMRNSESDSQSFCSLFMEFNFCNTGSNQDYNWTLTIDNTGEVSPGPKSDTPTFQDSDIRICQFSDIHHDPYYTPGSLATCAEPMCCQRNKETAEGTSDAAGYWGDYRDCDLPWHAFESALDNAVANSKCDFIYQTGDIVDHMVWATSVEKNTMVLTKVSERLNAAFGDVPVYPCIGNHEPHPLNLFSPEGVPDEISTKWLYEHLYNDWSKWLPADTKETILKGGYYTVVPRKGFRIIALNSNDCYTDNFWLYHSGTDKIPQLQWFHDTLLEAEKNGEYVHVLTHIPSGDGTCWSVWAREFNRCVTRFKSTISGMFTGHSHKDELFVYYSEDEGHPTAVAWNGGAVTTYSNKNPNYREYAVNPETYTVTNHWTWIYNLTAANLKPDEQPEWFLEYEFIKEFTEDLSPAGISKLLDEFAENPELMRKYWRYRVTSADPQVNGGCDRNCLAGSLCRAAVTINSQRGRCEELREKLFASLDNEESTSSGSTEATTPGPSTPSDDDNDGGGSSTLGLLSVSSLLAIVLSIRLAL from the exons ATGAAAGCAATCGGAATCCTGCTGGCGATCGCCTTGACCTCCGGGTTCCTGGTGGTTTCCGCCGTAAATCTGCCGGGAGTGCCCGTGGACTTCGACCTGGACGACCACATCCTTTCCGCCATTGCGGACGATATAGCCGAGCGTCTGGCTAGGGAGTACATCAACTTCCTGAAGACCGGAGTGGAGACGCCCGAGTTCTTGAAGCTCACCAATCAGCTGGCCAAGTCGCACAGTGAGAAGGATATATTCACCAGAAACATGCCCGATCTGGAGCCCAGGGACAGCTTCTTTGTGTGCGTGGCCTGCCGCTCGGTGACGAGGGTTTTGATCCGCACCATTCGCGATGAGGAGGGCGAGCTTCACGACGAGAATAGCTCCGTTCTGATGAAGGAATTCGCCATGGACGTGTGCCGCCGCTTGAACCTGCAAACGGAGGAGGTCTGCGAGGGATTGATCGATTCCAACCTGCCCTCCGTGGAGTACATCATGAGGAACTCAGAGAGTGATTCCCAGAGCTTCTGCTCATTGTTCATGGAGTTTAACTTCTGTAACACCGGTAGCAATCAAGATTACAACTGGACCTTGACTATAGACAATACTGGAGAGGTTTCGCCTGGCCCCAAGTCGGACACTCCCACCTTTCAGGACTCTGACATCAGGATCTGCCAGTTCTCCGACATTCACCATGATCCCTACTACACCCCCGGCAGCCTGGCCACTTGTGCGGAACCCATGTGCTGTCAGAGGAACAAGGAGACCGCCGAGGGTACTTCGGATGCAGCTGGATACTGGGGCGACTACCGGGACTGCGATCTGCCCTGGCACGCCTTCGAGTCAGCCTTGGACAACGCGGTGGCCAACTCCAAGTGCGACTTCATTTACCAGACTGGCGACATAGTGGACCACATGGTGTGGGCCACTTCCGTGGAGAAGAACACCATGGTGCTGACCAAGGTCAGTGAGCGGCTCAACGCGGCCTTCGGAGATGTTCCCGTCTATCCCTGCATCGGAAACCACGAGCCTCATCCACTCAACCT CTTCAGTCCCGAGGGCGTTCCAGATGAGATCAGCACCAAGTGGCTCTACGAGCACCTGTACAACGATTGGTCCAAGTGGCTGCCGGCTGATACCAAGGAAACCATCCTAAAAGGAGGCTACTACACGGTGGTGCCCAGGAAGGGCTTCCGTATCATCGCTCTGAACAGCAACGATTGCTATACGGACAACTTCTGGTTGTATCACAGCGGCACGGACAAGATTCCCCAACTCCAGTGGTTCCACGATACCCTGTTGGAGGCCGAGAAGAACGGGGAGTACGTCCACGTGCTGACCCACATTCCTTCGGGCGATGGAACCTGCTGGTCCGTTTGGGCTCGGGAATTCAACCGCTGCGTAACCCGCTTCAAGTCCACAATCAGTGGCATGTTCACAGGACACTCGCACAAGGACGAGCTATTCGTTTACTACTCGGAGGACGAAGGACACCCCACCGCAGTGGCGTGGAACGGAGGTGCTGTTACCACCTACTCCAACAAGAACCCCAACTACCGAGAGTACGCCGTCAATCCCGAAACCTACACTGTGACTAACCACTGGACGTGGATTTACAACCTGACTGCTGCCAATCTGAAGCCGGATGAGCAGCCCGAGTGGTTCCTGGAGTACGAGTTCATCAAGGAGTTTACCGAGGACTTGAGTCCGGCCGGAATCAGCAAGCTGCTCGATGAGTTCGCGGAGAATCCCGAATTGATGAGAAAG TACTGGCGCTACCGAGTGACCTCAGCAGATCCCCAGGTGAATGGAGGTTGTGATCGCAACTGCTTGGCAGGATCTCTTTGCCGAGCTGCTGTGACCATCAATTCCCAGCGCGGACGCTGCGAGGAGCTGCGTGAGAAGTTGTTTGCCTCG CTGGACAATGAGGAGAGCACATCGTCGGGTAGCACTGAAGCCACCACTCCAGGTCCCAGCACCCCAAGTGACGACGACAACGACGGTGGAGGATCCTCCACTTTGGGACTGCTCAGCGTTAGCTCCCTGCTGGCCATAGTCCTCTCCATCCGCCTAGCCTTGTAG
- the LOC117145281 gene encoding sphingomyelin phosphodiesterase → MKLIRSTTLLGIGILLVGCGAFSLPSVYDVLSKDQRATSFVSASVAEEISREYLKYHRTGIETERLQQLGKDIRSSHSKKAIFTESMADLTSTDQFFVCTLCRSTINVFARTFTEGELSGPERDDEAKKLMLGMCDYFAISTQEVCSGLFDLNWPILDFILNETVAQSNTFCSMLPIPICQVKQDEYNLTLSIQGDSPKESNSNLPAKSSEDILVLHLTDIHYDPEYAEGSNAACDEPMCCRNSLPEGSDSSAAAGFWSDYRDCDCPKRLILSAFEHIKENHKIEWIYHTGDVPPHNVWSTTRQGNLDMLSEIDELLAKYFPDTPIYPCLGNHEPHPANVFGNDEIPSSLRVDWLYEHVWSLWSKWLPAEAEKTVLRGGYYTASPSKGHRIVALNSMDCYLYNWWLFYNATLIQEQLQWFHDTLLSAEEAGESVHILTHIPAGDGDCWCNWSQEYNRVLTRFNGIITGVFSGHTHKDEMNLHYSEDGYATVVNWNGGSLTSYSNKNPNYRLYELHPENWQVLDHHTYTFNLTEANLTPEEQPKWELEYQFTKEYTEDTSPAGIDRLLLEMAEKPDLLRKFWRNKFTNSDPKLAEGCDNACLSKTICRIATSNYQERTRCKELQAILAESLEKEPDTDDNNGGGAAGLTAVSLASLLALLAASKLLG, encoded by the exons ATGAAGTTGATCCGGAGCACAACTCTTTTGGGCATCGGCATATTACTCGTCGGCTGCGGGGCGTTCAGCCTGCCCTCCGTTTACGATGTCCTGTCTAAGGATCAGCGGGCCACATCCTTCGTATCAG CCAGCGTAGCGGAGGAGATAAGCCGTGAGTACCTGAAGTACCACCGAACTGGCATCGAGACGGAGAGGCTTCAGCAGCTGGGAAAGGACATCCGGAGTAGCCACAGCAAGAAGGCCATTTTCACGGAATCCATGGCCGATCTCACCTCCACGGACCAGTTCTTCGTCTGCACCCTGTGCAGATCTACCATCAACGTGTTTGCTCGAACTTTCACCGAGGGAGAGCTGAGTGGTCCGGAAAGGGATGATGAGGCAAAGAAACTGATGCTGGGCATGTGTGACTACTTTGCTATCAGCACCCAGGAGGTGTGCTCCGGATTATTCGATCTCAACTGGCCCATTCTGGACTTCATTCTGAACGAAACAGTGGCACAGTCGAACACCTTTTGCAGCATGCTGCCCATCCCAATTTGCCAGGTGAAACAGGATGAGTACAATCTTACTTTGTCCATCCAGGGAGACTCGCCCAAGGAATCGAACTCCAACTTGCCCGCCAAGAGCTCCGAGGATATTCTAGTCCTGCACCTGACCGACATCCACTACGATCCTGAGTACGCCGAGGGCAGCAATGCAGCTTGCGATGAGCCCATGTGCTGCCGAAATTCCCTGCCCGAAGGATCTGACTCCTCGGCAGCTGCTGGCTTTTGGTCTGATTACCGCGATTGTGACTGCCCCAAACGCCTCATCCTGAGTGCTTTCGAGCACATCAAGGAAAACCACAAGATCGAATGGATATACCACACTGGAGACGTGCCGCCCCACAACGTGTGGTCCACCACCAGACAGGGCAACCTGGACATGTTGTCCGAAATCGACGAACTGCTGGCCAAGTACTTCCCGGACACGCCCATCTACCCCTGTCTTGGGAACCACGAGCCCCATCCAGCAAATGT TTTCGGAAACGACGAGATTCCCAGCTCCCTCAGAGTTGACTGGCTATATGAGCACGTGTGGAGTTTGTGGTCCAAGTGGTTGCCCGCCGAGGCGGAGAAGACTGTTCTTCGAGGAGGATATTACACCGCATCCCCGAGCAAAGGACACAGGATTGTGGCCCtgaacagcatggactgctaCCTGTACAACTGGTGGTTGTTCTATAATGCAACGTTGATTCAGGAGCAGCTGCAGTGGTTCCACGACACCCTATTGTCGGCCGAGGAGGCGGGAGAATCGGTTCACATCCTGACCCATATTCCCGCTGGAGATGGAGACTGCTGGTGTAACTGGTCTCAAGAATACAACAGGGTTCTCACCCGATTCAATGGCATCATCACTGGAGTCTTCAGTGGTCACACCCACAAGGACGAGATGAACCTGCATTACTCCGAGGACGGCTATGCCACGGTGGTCAACTGGAATGGCGGTAGTCTGACCTCCTACTCGAACAAGAACCCCAACTACCGGCTGTACGAACTCCACCCGGAGAACTGGCAGGTCCTGGACCACCACACCTACACCTTCAACCTGACGGAGGCCAACCTGACGCCCGAAGAGCAGCCCAAGTGGGAGCTGGAGTACCAGTTCACCAAGGAGTACACCGAGGACACGAGTCCCGCGGGAATCGATCGCTTGCTGCTGGAAATGGCAGAGAAGCCCGACTTGCTTAGGAAGTTCTGGAGGAACAAGTTCACCAACTCCGATCCCAAGCTGGCAGAGGGCTGTGATAACGCCTGTTTGAGCAAGACGATTTGCAGGATAGCCACCAGTAATTACCAGGAGCGCACTCGCTGCAAGGAACTTCAGGCCATCCTGGCTGAGAGC TTGGAAAAGGAGCCGGATACGGATGATAATAATGGCGGTGGTGCAGCTGGACTAACTGCCGTCAGCTTGGCCTCCCTTCTGGCGCTTTTGGCTGCATCTAAGCTCCTTGGATAA
- the LOC117145282 gene encoding corticotropin-releasing factor-binding protein, with translation MKLVVYLYFSMIVLGVQAWPSVKRSFELFPNPAVPHNVHTVSDCMHVASEAGDYIFKKLNPLNSALNREAALLELEAAGAVGVGVVPGEGAAAGAGAGVGTAADVQELQPEVCGLYVIGEPDTIVEITMKHYDANCETGALMAFVDGWELNGEYFPGIKDHHRPLEERVYEFCNNYRQWPRVSNKKFFRSSQNAALLQYRIPVRGSFVANVRFHKITQPCNVLVQDTAAMYKMTNFGQARNCTISALFPAVVSLASLRIGGKSVRAQPKVNYDCQLPSDRLEIGGSAGLDAIGMEQASAVCGASSDLGPEQAIFCGVSTVRLVSSGRYQNQAAIVLRKADVPDMEIATLICAL, from the exons GCCTGGCCCAGTGTGAAGCGGTCCTTTGAGCTTTTCCCCAACCCTGCGGTGCCGCACAATGTGCACACGGTCTCAG ATTGCATGCATGTGGCCTCCGAGGCAGGTGACTACATCTTCAAGAAGCTCAACCCACTCAACTCGGCCCTCAACCGGGAGGCCGCCCTGCTCGAACTGGAGGCGGCAGGAgcagtgggagtgggagtTGTTCCGGGGGAGGGCGCagcggcaggagcaggagcaggagttGGAACGGCAGCAGATGTCCAGGAACTGCAGCCGGAGGTCTGTGGGCTTTATGTGATTGGGGAGCCAGACACGATTGTGGAGATTACAATGAAGCACTACGATGCGAACTGCGAGACAGGAGCCCTAATGGCG TTTGTCGACGGCTGGGAGCTGAATGGCGAGTACTTTCCGGGCATTAAGGATCACCATCGACCGCTGGAGGAGCGCGTTTACGAGTTCTGCAACAACTACAGACAATG GCCCCGAGTTAGTAACAAGAAGTTCTTCCGTTCGAGCCAGAACGCTGCCTTGCTCCAATACCGAATTCCCGTTCGAGGCTCCTTTGTGGCCAATGTGCGGTTCCACAAGATCACGCAAC CCTGCAACGTTTTGGTCCAGGACACGGCCGCCATGTACAAGATGACCAACTTTGGCCAGGCTCGCAACTGCACCATCTCGGCGCTCTTTCCGGCCGTGGTTTCGCTGGCCAGTTTGCGGATTGGCGGCAAGAGTGTGCGGGCCCAGCCGAAGGTCAACTACGAT TGTCAATTGCCCAGTGATCGTTTAGAGATCGGTGGATCCGCTGGTCTGGACGCCATTGGAATGGAGCAGGCCAGTGCCGTGTGCGGTGCCTCCAGTGACTTGGGTCCCGAGCAGGCCATCTTCTGCGGCGTGAGCACCGTGCGCCTGGTGTCCTCCGGTCGGTACCAGAACCAGGCGGCCATTGTCCTGCGCAAGGCGGATGTGCCGGACATGGAGATCGCCACGCTCATCTGTGCGCTCTAA